In the genome of Myripristis murdjan chromosome 21, fMyrMur1.1, whole genome shotgun sequence, the window GTTGAATCACTCATGCTCTAGTAGAAGTATGTCAGTAGCAGGCTATCATCAACCCACTATCTGTGTAACGTGTCGTAAGTGTACAGTGTTATGAATTATGAATCGAATGTAAAAAGCCTGTAGTCGTTTGTGGTGTCTCTCAAAGCAGTGTGCTCCACTGACCCACATCTgcagttttctgtcttttattgtctttcatAGTCTTCTgatttagtagtagtatcagcatgcccctttatttttcataatggaCGGAAACATTCATATTATGAGCTACAAAATAGATGTAACTGAGCTACAGAAGTCATTATTGCTGAGTTCCCTTTAAACGCAAAGTTTTGTTTGAATcaccaaaagaaaaacatgtagCAGTAGATACTCTATGACTTATTTTGTTCAGTTCCCCCTTCAGTTTTCagtattttaataattaatccCAAAAGACATCATCTATCTTTCAGGGCCTGGCgtgtacacatacatatgctGAAATCTGTGTACATAAATCACATTTGCATTTCTGAGTCAAATAGCGAGAGCACTCCTTGAATTAATTTGTTATTCTGTTTCTTTAGGGATAGCCAAAtcaacacattcatttattaaattttgcTACAACACCACAGTGCATCTGCAGCGCGGTGGTGTCGCTGACAGAATTTTTAAGGATGAGGACATAAGGAGAACAAAATGAAGTAGTTTCCTTCACTCTGACCATGCACAGCTGCAAGCAtcaaaaaaagtacaagatgtttttattgttcatcgttatttatttatttatttaagcattctttttgtttttttttatttattctgtatcACTTTGTAATACTGTTTTGACAACTGCTCCTTCAGTGTGGGTTATTCATCATGATTGAAATATCAGTATATaattttaaacttgtttttcaAGTAAGGCAGAGGGAATTGTGCTGAATGATATATCCTTGtgttcccctcctccttctatTTTTAATATTGATCCTCACCAAGAATCACCTTTACCTTCAGTGTGTAATGAAACCGTTTTGCTGCTTGACTTATGGGTTTAATCATTATGATAAAATATGTTGCACCACAAAATGAGACTTGGGAAGCAGAGAATGTTTATTGGGGAAATAAATTACCACAGCAACTGCGATGCCAGTTTGCGTATCATTCATATCAGGGAAATACAGTAAATGTGGTAATGAAACACTTGTTTTCTCTTAATGAACAGTATTCAGTTACTcctttatgttgtgttttgtttttgtcagacaATTATGTAATTTTGGATTGATATATTGTTGTccattggtttgttttggagtAGGAACACAGTGGGTGTAGCAGAAGTTCAGTAAGGAGGAAAGATGCCAAGAAGGCTTACTCATAGGATTGCAGTTTCATAGCAAAGCTGGCTATACATCCTAAATTCAATAAAAACCAACCTGGAAAACCTTCAATCATCCCAGCATAATACCAGGCTTTCTATggtctatttttgtttttgtacccCTTTGATGACAAGTTGTACAAAATGGGATGGctatttttcccaaaacaaatgtaaaatgcctCTAATTGGCTGCATGGATCGTGAGATTTTATGCTGTACCACCATTACATCACCATCACAGCAGTCCATGTAAAATACTAGACAAAGAAGCCAGAAGTAATTGTGCAGCATGATCAAAATTCATTTGCATATGAAGAGGATCATAGGAGATGGAAAATGCAGCAAATGTATGAGGGGTTGTAGTTAAGGGTACATTTTCATAATATAAATTGCTAAAGAAAGAACAGAATTGATAAGCGCAGAACAACTTTCAGCACACCATGCTGAGCAAGGAGGtatctcatttcattttgcctTGGATGAATTTTGAAGACAATGCCAACTTGGAGACCTTGATGctgtatacatatatttaatctagtgtttttctgtgttttccagaGATCATGGGAGGCTGTTGATATCTGAGACTGCCATTAGCTAAAGGGAACTCAGGATTACAGCCTGAAGACACAGGTTGGCACACAGGAAAAGGACCAACAATGGCCGCCCATCGAATCAGAGCAACCACCAATAACAACATATCTCTCCCTCGCTGCAAGTCAGAGGGGACACTCATTGATCTCAGCGAAGGAGTGTCAGAAGCCAGTCTCAATGATGTCAAAGGTCAGCTACTGCaactaaaaatgtatatttttaatgtgaagAAAGAATAGCCATCATGCATAAAAAATGGTCTTAACTAAAACCTCAAATGAATTTGGTCTAAATTTTCTTTTGCCTGTTagctttatttacttatttgttcatttattgtttgtttttttgggcttttttcCAGTGCCTTCTCCCAGTGCCTTACGACTGGATGCTACTGCCTCCTTCGGCACTGCCAGGGAAGTTGTTGCCATTAAGGATTATTGTCCATCCAGTTTTACCACTCTGAAATTTTCCAAAGGGGATCGTCTCTATGTTCTGGACACGTCAGGAGGAGAGTGGTGGTATGcccacaacaacacagagatgGGTTACATCCCTGCAGCTTATGTACAGCCTGTCAACTATAGAGACTCCTCCTTCAGTGACAGTGGGATGATTGACACTATTGGAGACTGTAATGAGGAAGCAGCCAAAGAAATGGACCTTCTAGGAGAGTGGATCGGGGTAATACTGAAACCAACCTCCCTCCAAAATGGAAATCCTTTTACAGCCTCCCACACTTCTACCAATCCTTTCCTCAATGGTGGTAATCAAAGCTCACTTGATCAAAACAGTAATGAGAAATCAGTGGATCTACTTCTGTTTGACTCCCTGGCTCCCTCAGCACCAAACTCCACCAGCAGCACTGTCAACGTCAATGGTTTTGGCAGTAGTATTTTTGACTTGAACCCCATTAGTCCCAGTGTAGGAGTGGGGCAAACGTTGCGCAGGGACAACCCATTTTTTAGGAGTAAACGGTCCTACAGTCTTTCTGAGCTTTCCATACTTCAGGCTCAGTCTGACACTCCTCAGGTTTCCACTGGTTTCTTTGGAGGCCTGAAAGCCCCAGCACCAGAGCAGTTCCAGAGCAGGGAGGATTTCAGAACCGCTTGGCTCAATCATCGTAAGCTGGCCAGATCGTGTCATGACTTGGACTCGTTGGGTCAGAACCCAGGCTGGGGCCAAACACAACCAGTGGAGACCAACATCGTGTGTCGGCTTGACAGCTCTGGGGGGGCTGTCCAGCTTCCAGACACCAGCATCAGCATCCACGTACCTGAGGGTCATGTAGCTCCTGGAGACACCCAGCAGATTTCTATGAAAGCTCTGCTAGATCCACCTCTGGAGCTCAACAATGACCGCTGCACTACCGTCAGCCCTGTGGTAGAGATCAAACTCAGCAACATGGAGACCAAAACCACCATTACCCTGGAAATGAAAGTGTCAGTCGTGGTGAAAATGGAGAGTAGACAGACAACAGAGGTCATATGTGTCAGGAGTGACTGTAAAGAGGGCCCTTACACGCCAATTCCCCAGGCATACATGTATGGAGACACAGTCCAGGTGTGCCTGGATAACCTTGAaccatgcatgtatgtgtgtgttgtggcccAGTCCCAGTCGGTATCACCAGACTCCACAGTTTGGGAGCATGTAGTCAAAAAGATCACCCTAGGAGTATATGGTCCAAAGCATATTCACCCATCCTTCAAAACTGTTGTGGCTATTTTTGGCCATGATTGCGCCCCAAAGACATTATTGGTCAGTGAGGTAGGAAAACAGGCACAGTCTGCTCCACCAGTGGCTTTGCAGTTATGGGGTAAACACCAGTTTGTCCTGTCCAGACCTCAGGACCTCCGCATTGGGGTTTACTCCAATATGGCCAACTATGAGGTAAAGGCGAGTGAGCAGGCCAGAGTGGTCAGAGGTTTCCAGGTGAAACTGGGCAAGGTTAGCAGACTTGTCTATGTTATTGCTTCACGCAACACTGAGGATGTTTCAGATTTCACCTTGAGAGTCCAGGTCAAAGATGACCAAGATTGTATAGTGGCCCAGTTTTGCGTTCAGACACCAACACCGCCGCCCAAGACAGGTCCAAAGACATCAGTTCAAAGGCGCTTCCTTAAGAAGAAGGAAGTGGGTAAGatcctcttgtctcctcttgCCATTGCCACCAAGTATCCTGTTTTCCAGGACCGGAGAATCAACAACCTGAAGTTTGGAAAGCTAATCAAGACAGTCATCCGCCAGACCAAAAATCAATACCTATTAGAGTACAAAAAAGGAGACTTTGTCGCTCTCTTGAGTGAGGAGAAGATCAAGCTGAAGGGTCAGTTGTGGACCAAAGAATGGTACATTGGATATTATCAGGGTAAGACAGGGCTTGTCCATGCAAAGAATGTTCTCGTGGTTGGCAAAGTTAAACCCATTTACTTCAGTGGGCCTGACCTGACCACTACAATGTTACTGGAGCAGATACTTAAGCCTTGTAAATTCCTCACATACATCTACGCCTCCGTTAGAACTATACTGATGGAGAATATAGGCAACTGGAGAGCATTTGCAGATGCCCTCGGTTACGTCAACCTGCCCTTGACCCATTTTTGCCGTGCTGAGCTGGATAGCGAACCGGAGAGGGTCGCATCTGTGCTTGAGAAGCTGAAGGAAGACTGCAACAATGCAGAGAGCAAGGAGAGGAAGTCCTTCCAGAAAGAACTCCTGACTGTAAGTTATAGCCTTGGCATCATCTTCCTCTTTGTTGCGGTGGTGTTGCATTTTCTCTTAGTCAGTGATTTGAGAAAATTTGAACTGTCCTTCCCTGCCTTAACTTTTGCTTATTGGTGTTAtgtcctgcatgtgtgtctgtgcatttaaGAGgccatgtgtttgtctgtatccTTCTGGCAGGagactcttttctctcttttagcACAATTATGACTTTCATCTGTTATCTGCCTACAGCTGCTTGAGGCTTTGGTCCAGTGTGTTAATTCTGTTGGGAGTGCAGTCAATAAGTGCTGTGTAGGCATCAAGGTCTATTAGGGACCTGGGAGTtgtggagagcagcagcatATTTTGCCTGAGTCCGTCCCTGCCCAAGCCTGTCTCTTGAATTACACTaagagtgcagtgcagtgtataAATGCTGCACCCGTAAATCCAATTGATAGCCGAGGCTTCTCTGATGACGCTCAGTCCTCGATTAAGCCCCCACATACGAATCAGACTCCTTGGGAGAACAACAGACCCCAACTTTTGCCATTAAAGTGATTTTGGAGGTGGTATTTATCATGAGCAGATATAGTTATCAAGGTTATCGTCCTGAATGTCATAACTTCTGACAGGCTTGAAGAAGTGTCACAGGTCATAGTGATGCATTGCTATTTTGCAGCCTACAAATTCACAAGGTAACACTTATTGCTTCTCACAGCAATAATGCTATTGCCTGTCCTCATCTCAGTAGAATATCagatgcattttcttttgcccaGTTAGACAGTACTAGGGATTTTTCTTGAGCTTCCCTTTGTGGAGAGAACAGATGTGTCCTCAGCAGACAAGAGGCATAATGCCAGACACAAATGTCATCTGTTAATGCCTCATCACTTCCTTTTCAGTATATTCAGCTTTTCTTCAAAGATAGATAAAATGCTGAGCTCTGTACACtataaatgtgaaaaactttttctttttttcctgctacTGCATTGGATATTTTCAGTCTTTAAGGCAGTGATATTCAGTGTTGCCTCGGGCAATGCGGGTAACAATTCCCACCTTGAGATGCATAACAAACACATTGAATGCTTGTCTTGTATCAAGTCTGACTTGCAGCAATGGCTCAATGTGTCATAAAACTGtgcactttcatttttatgcttttcaTTTGCGATTCCATtgtgaaacatttaaaatctaTGAAAACACCAGTAAATAGGAGCTGTAAACATTCCTGCTGCCTTCATACTATtatttcttccctttctttctctttcaataATATCCTACTGTGAGTATCCATCACAAGCCAAGGCCATGGCGCAGCAGAACAGCCTCTGAAGTAAGATGGAACATAAACACTGTAATTTACATGGAGTGGTAAACAGTAGTTATGGCCATTTATAGACACTGTGGAACTAAACTATGGAAAAGAACATAATACAACGTGGTGTCTGAAAATATGTCATCTCCTGAGATTACTACTGTACAATTCATTGCTGAGTGTGGAACAGCACATTACTTGCCAGTTTCTAGTGTCAGGATCACATTGAAACTGCTGCTTAGTGTGGGAGTATCCAAAGCAACAAATCAGCAAAtaagactttttgttttttgagctgGCTGTTTAGAAGCATCTACATTAGGAGTGTCAAACTCAATCATTGAAATTAAATAATCACAAAGCAATTTGATGGCCAAACAGGACCTATATTTATTGAATGCTTTTGTCCTGAAGTGGTCGTTCTTGTGATcgaaatatgtaaaaataatgattcatacACAAGTATGAAGTTGGCATGAAACACTCCTCTCTTAAAATGTCTTTctactaaaacaaaacaaggatatCTCAAACCAAACTGATGAGAGTGGAGAATGACATGGAAGGAGTCCACTGCCTTGTTCCTTTCCCCGGTCATATTTTATCTGCAAGCCCAACCTCAATCCTGGCAGATGACTAATAGTTTCATCGCACTGAACCAAAAATAACCAGATAACTGATATTTTCCTGAAGAGAAATCAACATCGCTGGCATGCAAATGAAACtagaaataaaactaatattTAGACAAGTAATTTGGTCAAAATACgccaaaatatttcaaaagtcaaacatcaaaatagaGGTAGGTTGACTtgacaacagcaacataatAATACATAACAGTACCTGCGTcacaatgtttattttctttcaccACGGCTGCATCAGCTCCACGTATGAGACGGACAGGTTTATCCTTGTTACAAGCAAACCTCCACCCACCTGTCTAGAAAACACCTGTtttccacttttcattttgacatttattttggcTGGCTCGCTATTAAACTACCTGGCTAATAAGAATCTTGATGCACATGATGCTCTGAGCTGCTGGTGAGCTTGTCAGGAGGCGGGGGTGAACTCTCAGGTGTTTAGAGGTGCTGATAGTGCAGGatgttgcagtgcatgttggggtttGTAGTATCTGTGTTGTGGGCTGTATGGAACCAATCAAATGTTATCACACAGGCTAGATATAATTGTGCCATGGGCCTCGAGTTTGACACACTTCATCTACAGTAAtgcttgttctttctttctgaagAATGGATTTTGTAGTTCTGGGTGGGTGGGCGTCAGCGTTAGGCTTAGTGAGCATGGACTGTCAGATGAAATCCTCCCCCTCTCGCTTCCCTCTTGCAAAttaacagttttatttatgtCACAGAAAACAGTTTCCTATGATTTGCTGGTGTGTCATTTGACATGGAGGGTCGTCTATTTTTAGAAGAAAGAGAACCAAATCAAAAGGATTGTGGTCTTCTGAAAGAGCTGCCTTTGTGCTGAAACGTCTGGATGCATTCTCATCGACTTTGATTGTTCATGAAGAAAGGCATCATCAGCCGTGCATGTACACAAATATAGCATTATCTCTGGTGTTCCCTCAGTCACAAACATAGCAGCTGATCCTCTGGCAAGGAGGCATTGCCAATGCATCGGGGTATATTTACATTAATCCCATACATCTTTTTCTGCCAAACCAAGATAGCAATATTTTGCATATGTTAATAATGACCACAAACTGAACCCTTGCTGCAAGCCAGAGAGGCAGTAATTGGGTGGTAAATGATGAATTTCTCACCTCCAGCTCATGCATACTTGCATCTGAAACTAccttaacaaacacacactatatTTGAAGCCTTTTAATACACAAGGTATATACGCTTGTGTGAACCTTTTTAATAGAAGTAGCATTAGTCGCAGCAGTCAAAGAAgcattatttttatcattatataATAAAATGCAATGCCAGAGTTAGCTGCACATTGACAACATCTAGAGTTgaacttttgtttgtttttttttggcttagatgattatttaattattcaaaagtaTTGATAAGGTTACCCCAGTCCCCAGAAATAACAAATAAACGAAGTTCTCAgtaaaagatgaaacaaaagcCCTTTGCAGCAATCCGTAAAAATCTTGCAGCCTCCAAATACACTTTGGCGTAAGTACTGAGCATCTTAACACAGTGCTGGTTTAGATTTGTCATGTTGCATTGCCCTGCCAACTGCCCAGTAATAATGCCTCTCCCAGGCAttatctaacaaaaaaaaatgcctttggCAAGCTGAACCGAAAGGAGCGAAGTGCAGCTCCCATCTCTGCTATGATATTTTTGTACCATCTGAAATTTCATCATTCTGAGTGGCTGTGGTTTTAGAATAAGTATTCGTAAATGGTCGTCCAGACACAATTCAGCTGCACCACCACTGTTTCTCCTTGAATGGGACCTTGCAGTAACCCATGAAAAATATCGTGGTTATCTTTTCTTTGAGTGACAGTGGGCTCTTGTTAACTGGAATTAGACCATCATTCAGTAACTCTCCCATCAGTCATCTGTCAGCTCTGTCACTCACTTTGAGAAACCATAATAGACTTCTAACCAGCTTATTTTGCCGTTAACCTGCACGCCGTCGCCTCTGCCATTAACCATGTGTCAACAACGCTTAATAGACTTGCAGGTGACATATATTTGAACAGGATGTTCCTCGAGGAAACTCCCATACTCCACAAAGCCAGCCTATTGTGTGTTTTAGTTTGTATGCATCTGTGAGTGAGTGCAACACACATTAGTTcacgagcgtgtgtgtgtgaatttgtgttttcCAGGTTGTGTGAACTTGGCGTAGATGCTGCAATTGTGTATTTTCTCAACTTAGCGGCTGCCTTTTAATGACAGAGTGTTGTTTTCTCCTCGGCATTTGTTATATCACAGCCAGGCAGGAAGGAAATTACAATGGCTCTAAACCGGTTTACTCCCCATATCCCCTAAAGGTATGTAAGATTAAAGACCACTGCAGTTGTTGGcagaatgaaaacatttaaaccGCATATATAGCCTGTATTTACAAATGACAACAATAGGGGTGGAAAATATGTGATAATTAGTGTATTAGTGTATTTGCAAATATTATTTACTCAACCGGAAATTTTACATTGAAGGACGCAGCTAATTGTTGAGTTGGATATTTAATCCTTGCTGTAAAGAAGAGGAAAGCGATTGAGGTACTTAGTTATTTCATGTTAGTCCGACTGACAAAACACTTGTATCTTGTAAGACTAAAGTATTTTTATTGATAACAGTGCTTGTCAACTCCAGtttctcttgctgcttttctATCCTACCATTCACCTGGCTTATATAATACCACCATGCCATTATTGGTAGTTTATCTTTTTCGTGTGATCGGTTGTATTTCAGTCTCCATGTCCAGGGTTCAATAAGCGCAAACATCAAACCAGACAAACCAAAAGCAAACAGATAAGACCGATTAACAAAGCAAAGTACATGTATGAATAATACACAGCTGTAAAAGGCAAATACAAGACATAGCATTGGTTTTCTCTTATTATTATAGTCCCAACATCAGATTTTTAGATATCAGATATCAATTGGTGAATATTCCAGAATAATCAGTGACAAAATAGCTAATTAACTATATTACATTTCCTTCATCcccctcaaaaacaacaaaaaattgttATCATGGGTAGTTTATCATATTACACAGATTAAAGTTAAACTGAGGTTAGGATTGCCTAGCTAAAATGCAGAGCATGTCCTGTGTCATCACAT includes:
- the sh3bp4 gene encoding SH3 domain-binding protein 4; protein product: MAAHRIRATTNNNISLPRCKSEGTLIDLSEGVSEASLNDVKVPSPSALRLDATASFGTAREVVAIKDYCPSSFTTLKFSKGDRLYVLDTSGGEWWYAHNNTEMGYIPAAYVQPVNYRDSSFSDSGMIDTIGDCNEEAAKEMDLLGEWIGVILKPTSLQNGNPFTASHTSTNPFLNGGNQSSLDQNSNEKSVDLLLFDSLAPSAPNSTSSTVNVNGFGSSIFDLNPISPSVGVGQTLRRDNPFFRSKRSYSLSELSILQAQSDTPQVSTGFFGGLKAPAPEQFQSREDFRTAWLNHRKLARSCHDLDSLGQNPGWGQTQPVETNIVCRLDSSGGAVQLPDTSISIHVPEGHVAPGDTQQISMKALLDPPLELNNDRCTTVSPVVEIKLSNMETKTTITLEMKVSVVVKMESRQTTEVICVRSDCKEGPYTPIPQAYMYGDTVQVCLDNLEPCMYVCVVAQSQSVSPDSTVWEHVVKKITLGVYGPKHIHPSFKTVVAIFGHDCAPKTLLVSEVGKQAQSAPPVALQLWGKHQFVLSRPQDLRIGVYSNMANYEVKASEQARVVRGFQVKLGKVSRLVYVIASRNTEDVSDFTLRVQVKDDQDCIVAQFCVQTPTPPPKTGPKTSVQRRFLKKKEVGKILLSPLAIATKYPVFQDRRINNLKFGKLIKTVIRQTKNQYLLEYKKGDFVALLSEEKIKLKGQLWTKEWYIGYYQGKTGLVHAKNVLVVGKVKPIYFSGPDLTTTMLLEQILKPCKFLTYIYASVRTILMENIGNWRAFADALGYVNLPLTHFCRAELDSEPERVASVLEKLKEDCNNAESKERKSFQKELLTALLKMDCQGLVARLVMDFVLLTTAVEVAGRWRELAERLAKVSRQQMDAYEAPHRDKNGVVDSEAMWKPAYDFLVTWAAQIGDSYRDVIQELHMGLDKMKNPITKRWKHLTGTLILVNCLDALRSSAFCPAAAQDDYAI